Proteins from one Gasterosteus aculeatus chromosome 11, fGasAcu3.hap1.1, whole genome shotgun sequence genomic window:
- the tefb gene encoding TEF transcription factor, PAR bZIP family member b isoform X2, with product MSDKAAVTVSLQPGGTVATREPQKSFPFVLKKIMDIPPPNILEEGDDEIEKEKLCSTENVGGGEAGAASAGADSREGGGGAGGGGGVSASLTPAIWEKTIPYDGETFHLEYMDLDEFLLENGIPATLEEEELQKTLASVGFKGKFVPKVTARATAAGAPDATSAVTPSISATSTVTSDPEEEASVTTLQPAKLEEEELEEQEEEEQEEEIEEEEEEEEEEEEEKEKTKSLPRAAKTEVEEKKTEAIEVDINFQPDPTDLVLSSVPGGELFNPRKHKFSDEELKPQPMIKKAKKVFVPDEQKDDKYWSRRKKNNVAAKRSRDARRLKENQITVRASFLERENAALRQQVAEMRKDCGRCKNILSRYEAKYGPL from the exons ATGTCTGACAAAGCCGCGGTCACAGTGTCGCTTCAGCCCGGCGGTACGGTCGCTACGAGGGAGCCGCAGAAGTCCTTTCCTTTTGTTCTGAAGAAGATCATGGACATCCCACCTCCCAACATCCTGGAGGAGGGCGACGACG AAATAGAGAAAGAGAAGCTTTGCTCCACTGAGAATGTGGGGGGAGGCGAGGCTGGGGCAGCCAGTGCTGGTGCAGATTCTAGAGAaggaggtggtggtgcaggtggtggtggtggagtatCAGCATCCTTAACCCCAGCCATTTGGGAGAAGACCATTCCCTACGATGGAGAGACCTTCCACCTGGAGTACATGGACCTGGATGAGTTCCTCCTGGAGAACGGGATCCCTGccacgctggaggaggaggagctgcagaagacTTTGGCCTCGGTGGGATTTAAAGGCAAATTTGTCCCCAAGGTCACTGCGAGAGCCACTGCTGCTGGCGCCCCCGACGCCACCTCAGCAGTAACCCCGTCTATCTCCGCCACGTCCACGGTCACCTCTGATCCAGAGGAAGAGGCGAGCGTCACTACGTTACAACCAGCCAAGTTAGAGGAAGAAGAATTAGaggaacaggaagaagaagaacaagaagaggagattgaggaggaggaggaggaggaggaggaggaggaagaggaaaaagaaaaaacaaaatctctgCCTCGAGCGGCAAAAACAGaagtggaagaaaagaaaacag AAGCCATCGAGGTGGACATTAACTTCCAGCCGGACCCCACAGACCTGGTCCTGTCCAGCGTACCGGGGGGAGAGCTGTTCAACCCGCGCAAGCACAAGTTCTCCGACGAGGAGCTGAAACCGCAGCCGATGATCAAGAAAGCCAAGAAAGTGTTTGTTCCCGATGAGCAGAAG GATGACAAATACTGGTCCAGGAGAAAGAAGAACAACGTGGCAGCAAAGCGCTCCCGCGACGCCCGGCGGCTGAAGGAGAACCAGATCACGGTGCGCGCCTCCTTCCTGGAGCGGGAGAACGCGGCGCTGCGGCAGCAGGTGGCCGAGATGCGGAAGGACTGCGGCCGCTGCAAGAACATCCTGTCACGATACGAGGCGAAGTACGGGCCGCTGTAA
- the tefb gene encoding TEF transcription factor, PAR bZIP family member b isoform X3, which translates to MTTSHFICGDRSDVPDLLKSLAEYPFSLPAFEDTEIEKEKLCSTENVGGGEAGAASAGADSREGGGGAGGGGGVSASLTPAIWEKTIPYDGETFHLEYMDLDEFLLENGIPATLEEEELQKTLASVGFKGKFVPKVTARATAAGAPDATSAVTPSISATSTVTSDPEEEASVTTLQPAKLEEEELEEQEEEEQEEEIEEEEEEEEEEEEEKEKTKSLPRAAKTEVEEKKTERNTPSPVDPEAIEVDINFQPDPTDLVLSSVPGGELFNPRKHKFSDEELKPQPMIKKAKKVFVPDEQKDDKYWSRRKKNNVAAKRSRDARRLKENQITVRASFLERENAALRQQVAEMRKDCGRCKNILSRYEAKYGPL; encoded by the exons ATGACAACTAGCCACTTCATCTGTGGAGACAGGAGCGACGTTCCCGATCTCCTCAAGTCTTTGGCTGAATACCCCTTTTCCCTCCCCGCCTTCGAAGACACCG AAATAGAGAAAGAGAAGCTTTGCTCCACTGAGAATGTGGGGGGAGGCGAGGCTGGGGCAGCCAGTGCTGGTGCAGATTCTAGAGAaggaggtggtggtgcaggtggtggtggtggagtatCAGCATCCTTAACCCCAGCCATTTGGGAGAAGACCATTCCCTACGATGGAGAGACCTTCCACCTGGAGTACATGGACCTGGATGAGTTCCTCCTGGAGAACGGGATCCCTGccacgctggaggaggaggagctgcagaagacTTTGGCCTCGGTGGGATTTAAAGGCAAATTTGTCCCCAAGGTCACTGCGAGAGCCACTGCTGCTGGCGCCCCCGACGCCACCTCAGCAGTAACCCCGTCTATCTCCGCCACGTCCACGGTCACCTCTGATCCAGAGGAAGAGGCGAGCGTCACTACGTTACAACCAGCCAAGTTAGAGGAAGAAGAATTAGaggaacaggaagaagaagaacaagaagaggagattgaggaggaggaggaggaggaggaggaggaggaagaggaaaaagaaaaaacaaaatctctgCCTCGAGCGGCAAAAACAGaagtggaagaaaagaaaacag AGCGTAACActccctcccccgtcgaccCAGAAGCCATCGAGGTGGACATTAACTTCCAGCCGGACCCCACAGACCTGGTCCTGTCCAGCGTACCGGGGGGAGAGCTGTTCAACCCGCGCAAGCACAAGTTCTCCGACGAGGAGCTGAAACCGCAGCCGATGATCAAGAAAGCCAAGAAAGTGTTTGTTCCCGATGAGCAGAAG GATGACAAATACTGGTCCAGGAGAAAGAAGAACAACGTGGCAGCAAAGCGCTCCCGCGACGCCCGGCGGCTGAAGGAGAACCAGATCACGGTGCGCGCCTCCTTCCTGGAGCGGGAGAACGCGGCGCTGCGGCAGCAGGTGGCCGAGATGCGGAAGGACTGCGGCCGCTGCAAGAACATCCTGTCACGATACGAGGCGAAGTACGGGCCGCTGTAA
- the tefb gene encoding TEF transcription factor, PAR bZIP family member b isoform X1 yields the protein MSDKAAVTVSLQPGGTVATREPQKSFPFVLKKIMDIPPPNILEEGDDEIEKEKLCSTENVGGGEAGAASAGADSREGGGGAGGGGGVSASLTPAIWEKTIPYDGETFHLEYMDLDEFLLENGIPATLEEEELQKTLASVGFKGKFVPKVTARATAAGAPDATSAVTPSISATSTVTSDPEEEASVTTLQPAKLEEEELEEQEEEEQEEEIEEEEEEEEEEEEEKEKTKSLPRAAKTEVEEKKTERNTPSPVDPEAIEVDINFQPDPTDLVLSSVPGGELFNPRKHKFSDEELKPQPMIKKAKKVFVPDEQKDDKYWSRRKKNNVAAKRSRDARRLKENQITVRASFLERENAALRQQVAEMRKDCGRCKNILSRYEAKYGPL from the exons ATGTCTGACAAAGCCGCGGTCACAGTGTCGCTTCAGCCCGGCGGTACGGTCGCTACGAGGGAGCCGCAGAAGTCCTTTCCTTTTGTTCTGAAGAAGATCATGGACATCCCACCTCCCAACATCCTGGAGGAGGGCGACGACG AAATAGAGAAAGAGAAGCTTTGCTCCACTGAGAATGTGGGGGGAGGCGAGGCTGGGGCAGCCAGTGCTGGTGCAGATTCTAGAGAaggaggtggtggtgcaggtggtggtggtggagtatCAGCATCCTTAACCCCAGCCATTTGGGAGAAGACCATTCCCTACGATGGAGAGACCTTCCACCTGGAGTACATGGACCTGGATGAGTTCCTCCTGGAGAACGGGATCCCTGccacgctggaggaggaggagctgcagaagacTTTGGCCTCGGTGGGATTTAAAGGCAAATTTGTCCCCAAGGTCACTGCGAGAGCCACTGCTGCTGGCGCCCCCGACGCCACCTCAGCAGTAACCCCGTCTATCTCCGCCACGTCCACGGTCACCTCTGATCCAGAGGAAGAGGCGAGCGTCACTACGTTACAACCAGCCAAGTTAGAGGAAGAAGAATTAGaggaacaggaagaagaagaacaagaagaggagattgaggaggaggaggaggaggaggaggaggaggaagaggaaaaagaaaaaacaaaatctctgCCTCGAGCGGCAAAAACAGaagtggaagaaaagaaaacag AGCGTAACActccctcccccgtcgaccCAGAAGCCATCGAGGTGGACATTAACTTCCAGCCGGACCCCACAGACCTGGTCCTGTCCAGCGTACCGGGGGGAGAGCTGTTCAACCCGCGCAAGCACAAGTTCTCCGACGAGGAGCTGAAACCGCAGCCGATGATCAAGAAAGCCAAGAAAGTGTTTGTTCCCGATGAGCAGAAG GATGACAAATACTGGTCCAGGAGAAAGAAGAACAACGTGGCAGCAAAGCGCTCCCGCGACGCCCGGCGGCTGAAGGAGAACCAGATCACGGTGCGCGCCTCCTTCCTGGAGCGGGAGAACGCGGCGCTGCGGCAGCAGGTGGCCGAGATGCGGAAGGACTGCGGCCGCTGCAAGAACATCCTGTCACGATACGAGGCGAAGTACGGGCCGCTGTAA
- the tefb gene encoding TEF transcription factor, PAR bZIP family member b isoform X4, whose translation MTTSHFICGDRSDVPDLLKSLAEYPFSLPAFEDTEIEKEKLCSTENVGGGEAGAASAGADSREGGGGAGGGGGVSASLTPAIWEKTIPYDGETFHLEYMDLDEFLLENGIPATLEEEELQKTLASVGFKGKFVPKVTARATAAGAPDATSAVTPSISATSTVTSDPEEEASVTTLQPAKLEEEELEEQEEEEQEEEIEEEEEEEEEEEEEKEKTKSLPRAAKTEVEEKKTEAIEVDINFQPDPTDLVLSSVPGGELFNPRKHKFSDEELKPQPMIKKAKKVFVPDEQKDDKYWSRRKKNNVAAKRSRDARRLKENQITVRASFLERENAALRQQVAEMRKDCGRCKNILSRYEAKYGPL comes from the exons ATGACAACTAGCCACTTCATCTGTGGAGACAGGAGCGACGTTCCCGATCTCCTCAAGTCTTTGGCTGAATACCCCTTTTCCCTCCCCGCCTTCGAAGACACCG AAATAGAGAAAGAGAAGCTTTGCTCCACTGAGAATGTGGGGGGAGGCGAGGCTGGGGCAGCCAGTGCTGGTGCAGATTCTAGAGAaggaggtggtggtgcaggtggtggtggtggagtatCAGCATCCTTAACCCCAGCCATTTGGGAGAAGACCATTCCCTACGATGGAGAGACCTTCCACCTGGAGTACATGGACCTGGATGAGTTCCTCCTGGAGAACGGGATCCCTGccacgctggaggaggaggagctgcagaagacTTTGGCCTCGGTGGGATTTAAAGGCAAATTTGTCCCCAAGGTCACTGCGAGAGCCACTGCTGCTGGCGCCCCCGACGCCACCTCAGCAGTAACCCCGTCTATCTCCGCCACGTCCACGGTCACCTCTGATCCAGAGGAAGAGGCGAGCGTCACTACGTTACAACCAGCCAAGTTAGAGGAAGAAGAATTAGaggaacaggaagaagaagaacaagaagaggagattgaggaggaggaggaggaggaggaggaggaggaagaggaaaaagaaaaaacaaaatctctgCCTCGAGCGGCAAAAACAGaagtggaagaaaagaaaacag AAGCCATCGAGGTGGACATTAACTTCCAGCCGGACCCCACAGACCTGGTCCTGTCCAGCGTACCGGGGGGAGAGCTGTTCAACCCGCGCAAGCACAAGTTCTCCGACGAGGAGCTGAAACCGCAGCCGATGATCAAGAAAGCCAAGAAAGTGTTTGTTCCCGATGAGCAGAAG GATGACAAATACTGGTCCAGGAGAAAGAAGAACAACGTGGCAGCAAAGCGCTCCCGCGACGCCCGGCGGCTGAAGGAGAACCAGATCACGGTGCGCGCCTCCTTCCTGGAGCGGGAGAACGCGGCGCTGCGGCAGCAGGTGGCCGAGATGCGGAAGGACTGCGGCCGCTGCAAGAACATCCTGTCACGATACGAGGCGAAGTACGGGCCGCTGTAA